A window of the Hevea brasiliensis isolate MT/VB/25A 57/8 chromosome 6, ASM3005281v1, whole genome shotgun sequence genome harbors these coding sequences:
- the LOC110661527 gene encoding uncharacterized protein LOC110661527 isoform X1, giving the protein MDSKEVYEIDRTADFIHCKNFTKVALQFPDELLKDSVRVVSALRDKLQLLRESVTEQNGDSKQVRLFVMADTTYGSCCVDEVGASHANADCVIHYGHTCLSPTSTLPAFFVFGKASISISNCAKSLSDYASTNSKPIVVVYGLEYVHAIPHVREELVALSSMQSGPKHQDIHFADVVCSVINPSDDQKNPVGLPRPVGDYSASVEVEAAAGSSYRIGGLIWELPNGHRMEDYLLVWVGSSNSAFANVVLTFNGCEIVRYDALENRLVTDLSQQRRILKRRYYLVEKAKDANIVGILVGTLGVAGYLDMIHQMKELITSAGKKAYTLVMGRPNPAKLANFPECDVFIYVSCAQTALLDSKEFLAPVITPFEAMVAFGRGKQWSGEYVMEFRDLINSSPVEAKDKSEEARFSFMQGRYVEDFDLQESIEEDDGALALVNATEKALQLHDTNSASLVKRTIKSGAEYFANRSYQGLDMHNDNSLPEPYLIGRTGKASGYEHEKSKTDNL; this is encoded by the exons ATGGATTCCAAAGAAGTTTACGAAATTGACCGCACTGCCGATTTTATTCACTGTAAGAACTTCACCAAAGTTGCTCTACAG ttcccAGACGAGTTATTAAAGGATTCAGTCAGAGTGGTGAGTGCTTTGAGAGACAAACTTCAGTTGCTCAGAGAATCTGTCACTGAACAAAATGGGGATAGCAAACAGGTTCGATTGTTTGTAATGGCAGACACAACTTATGGCAGTTGTTGTGTTGATGAAGTTGGAGCTTCACACGCCAATGCTGATTGTGTTATACATTATGGACACACTTGTCTCAGTCC GACATCAACCCTTCCGGCATTCTTTGTTTTTGGAAAGGCTTCCATTAGCATATCTAATTGTGCTAAAAGTTTATCAGATTATGCCTCGACCAACAGCAAGCCTATTGTG GTCGTTTATGGACTGGAATATGTGCATGCAATCCCACATGTTAGAGAAGAGCTGGTGGCATTATCATCAATGCAATCTGGGCCCAAGCATCAGGACATCCATTTTGCTGATGTCGTTTGTTCTGTAATAAATCCTTCTGATGATCAAAAAAATCCTGTTGGGCTTCCAAGACCAGTTGGTGACTACAGTGCTAGTGTAGAAGTTGAGGCAGCAGCTGGTTCTAGCTATAGAATTGGAGGTTTGATCTGGGAGTTACCTAATGGACACAGGATGGAGGACTATTTACTTGTATGggttggttctagcaattcagcATTTGCAAACGTCGTCCTTACATTTAATGGCTGTGAAATAG TCAGATATGATGCACTAGAAAATCGCTTGGTGACAGATCTATCTCAACAGAGAAGGATTCTGAAGCGTAG ATATTACCTGGTGGAGAAGGCAAAAGATGCTAACATTGTTGGAATTTTGGTGGGAACTCTTGGTGTAG CTGGTTACCTTGACATGATTCATCAGATGAAAGAACTAATCACTTCAGCAGGGAAAAAGGCTTACACTCTTGTAATGGGAAGACCAAACCCTGCAAAACTTGCCAACTTTCCTGAG TGTGATGTTTTCATCTATGTTTCCTGTGCTCAAACTGCTCTCTTGGATAGTAAAGAGTTCTTAGCTCCAgttatcactccatttgaagccaTGGTAGCTTTTGGCAG AGGAAAACAATGGTCAGGAGAATATGTGATGGAATTTCGGGATTTGATTAATTCATCTCCAGTGGAAGCAAAAGACAAATCTGAAGAAGCAAGGTTTTCTTTCATGCAAGGCAGATATGTAGAAGATTTTGATTTGCAAG AGAGcattgaagaagatgatggagCTCTTGCTTTAGTGAATGCAACAGAGAAAGCCCTGCAATTACATGACACAAATTCTGCTTCACTTGTCAAGAGAACAATAAAATCAGGAGCTGAGTACTTTGCTAATCGATCTTATCAAGGTCTTGACATGCACAATGACAATTCCTTGCCAGAACCATATTTGATTGGTAGGACTGGTAAAGCATCAGGTTATGAACATGAGAAAAGCAAGACTGATAATCTGTGA
- the LOC110661530 gene encoding endochitinase PR4, translating into MAPLKMRRNLLTIIVAICLAAGAMPKTVVAQNCGCAANLCCSQYGYCGTGDPYCGQGCKEGPCYSTPTPTTPSSSVSVADVVTPDFFNGIINQAAGNCAGKNFYSRDTFLNALNSYSDFGKIGSDDDSKREIAAFFAHVTHETGHFCYIEEIDGASKDYCDETNTQYPCVAGKNYFGRGPLQLTWNYNYGPAGQSNNFDGLNAPETVANDPVVSFKTALWFWMNNVRPVVTQGFGATIRAINGAIECNGGNSVAVQARIGYYTDYCNQFGVSPGDNLSC; encoded by the exons ATGGCGCCTCTCAAGATGAGAAGAAATCTTCTAACCATCATTGTAGCCATTTGTCTGGCTGCAGGAGCCATGCCCAAAACTGTAGTTGCTCAGAATTGTGGCTGTGCAGCCAATCTGTGCTGCAGTCAATACGGCTACTGTGGCACCGGTGACCCTTACTGCGGCCAAGGATGCAAAGAGGGTCCTTGCTATTCTACGCCTACGCCCACCACGCCATCCAGCAGTGTTTCGGTGGCTGATGTTGTTACTCCCGATTTCTTTAACGGGATAATCAATCAAGCCGCCGGGAACTGTGCCGGCAAGAACTTCTATAGCCGCGATACATTTCTCAATGCTCTCAATTCATATTCTGATTTTGGCAAGATCGGCTCCGACGATGATTCCAAGCGCGAGATTGCTGCTTTTTTTGCTCATGTTACGCATGAAACAGGAC ACTTCTGCTACATCGAGGAGATAGATGGAGCCTCCAAGGACTACTGCGACGAAACAAACACGCAGTACCCATGTGTTGCAGGCAAGAACTACTTTGGCCGAGGACCTCTTCAACTGACATGGAACTATAACTATGGACCAGCTGGGCAGAGCAATAACTTTGATGGGTTAAACGCTCCTGAAACTGTAGCCAATGACCCAGTTGTGTCATTTAAGACTGCTCTCTGGTTTTGGATGAACAATGTTCGCCCTGTTGTAACGCAGGGCTTTGGTGCGACTATTAGAGCCATTAACGGTGCAATTGAATGTAATGGTGGAAATTCCGTTGCTGTTCAGGCTCGTATTGGGTATTACACAGATTATTGTAACCAGTTTGGTGTTTCACCTGGAGATAATCTTAGTTGTTAG
- the LOC110661529 gene encoding uncharacterized protein LOC110661529 isoform X2, translating to MATCVHASPCRPFFHVSNTSQSHQQPRMPRVLPVGVKCFPTMCVKLASMCPQYGLVLKHRQHETATKYQQGTPVCLLGGKDKSERDNEGSSWNPFEKFMGSFKGKSVEDVLRQQIEKQEFYDGGSGKNPPRGGGGGGDGFEGSDDEGFAGIMDETLQVVLATVGFIFLYVYIISGEELTRLVKDYIKFLLRGSKSVRLKRVMYKWKRFYQRLTEKKEVDKLWLERAIINTPTMYDSPTKYRQILRSMLASNEDE from the exons ATGGCGACTTGTGTTCATGCAAGTCCCTGCAGACCTTTTTTCCATGTCTCAAATACATCCCAATCACACCAACAACCTCGAATGCCCCGTGTCTTACCAGTTGGTGTTAAGTGTTTCCCTACAATGTGTGTGAAACTTGCTTCAATGTGCCCCCAATATGGACTTGTATTGAAACACCGACAACATGAAACTGCAACAAAATACCAGCAAGGGACGCCTGTTTGCTTGCTTGGTGGCAAAGACAAGTCTGAAAGAGACAATGAG GGTTCTTCGTGGAATCCTTTTGAGAAGTTCATGGGAAGTTtcaagggaaagtcagtagaagaTGTGTTACGGCAGCAGATTGAAAAACAAGAATTTTATGATGGAGGAAGTGGGAAAAATCCACctcgtggtggtggtggtggtggggaTGGCTTTGAAGGATCTGATGATGAAGGCTTTGCAGGAATCATGGATGAAACTCTGCAAGTAGTCTTAGCTACCGTTGGCTTTATTTTTCTG TATGTTTACATTATTAGTGGGGAGGAATTGACTCGTCTAGTGAAAGACTACATCAAGTTTCTTTTGCGAGGAAGCAAGAGTGTTCGTTTAAAAAGAGTAATGTACAAGTGGAAAAGGTTCTACCAGAGACTGACTGAAAAGAAGGAGGTTGACAAGTTATGGCTGGAAAGGGCGATTATCAATACCCCGACTATGTATGACAGCCCCACAAAATACAGGCAAATTTTAAGGTCCATGTTGGCATCAAATGAAGATGAGTGA
- the LOC110661529 gene encoding uncharacterized protein LOC110661529 isoform X1, protein MATCVHASPCRPFFHVSNTSQSHQQPRMPRVLPVGVKCFPTMCVKLASMCPQYGLVLKHRQHETATKYQQGTPVCLLGGKDKSERDNEYQGSSWNPFEKFMGSFKGKSVEDVLRQQIEKQEFYDGGSGKNPPRGGGGGGDGFEGSDDEGFAGIMDETLQVVLATVGFIFLYVYIISGEELTRLVKDYIKFLLRGSKSVRLKRVMYKWKRFYQRLTEKKEVDKLWLERAIINTPTMYDSPTKYRQILRSMLASNEDE, encoded by the exons ATGGCGACTTGTGTTCATGCAAGTCCCTGCAGACCTTTTTTCCATGTCTCAAATACATCCCAATCACACCAACAACCTCGAATGCCCCGTGTCTTACCAGTTGGTGTTAAGTGTTTCCCTACAATGTGTGTGAAACTTGCTTCAATGTGCCCCCAATATGGACTTGTATTGAAACACCGACAACATGAAACTGCAACAAAATACCAGCAAGGGACGCCTGTTTGCTTGCTTGGTGGCAAAGACAAGTCTGAAAGAGACAATGAG TATCAGGGTTCTTCGTGGAATCCTTTTGAGAAGTTCATGGGAAGTTtcaagggaaagtcagtagaagaTGTGTTACGGCAGCAGATTGAAAAACAAGAATTTTATGATGGAGGAAGTGGGAAAAATCCACctcgtggtggtggtggtggtggggaTGGCTTTGAAGGATCTGATGATGAAGGCTTTGCAGGAATCATGGATGAAACTCTGCAAGTAGTCTTAGCTACCGTTGGCTTTATTTTTCTG TATGTTTACATTATTAGTGGGGAGGAATTGACTCGTCTAGTGAAAGACTACATCAAGTTTCTTTTGCGAGGAAGCAAGAGTGTTCGTTTAAAAAGAGTAATGTACAAGTGGAAAAGGTTCTACCAGAGACTGACTGAAAAGAAGGAGGTTGACAAGTTATGGCTGGAAAGGGCGATTATCAATACCCCGACTATGTATGACAGCCCCACAAAATACAGGCAAATTTTAAGGTCCATGTTGGCATCAAATGAAGATGAGTGA
- the LOC110661526 gene encoding signal recognition particle 14 kDa protein gives MVLLQLDPFLNELTSMFEQSTEKGTVWVTLKRSSLKSKVQRNKMATAGEPVEYRCLIRATNGKKTISTSVGAKDHQRFQASYTTILKAHMTALKKRERKDKKKAAGADKKEGSKKP, from the exons ATG GTTCTTCTACAGCTAGACCCGTTTCTTAATGAACTCACAAGCATGTTTGAACAAAGCACTGAGAAGGGAACTGTTTGGGTCACTCTCAAACGAT CATCCTTGAAGTCTAAGGTGCAGAGGAATAAAATGGCAACTGCTGGTGAACCCGTTGAATATAGGTGTCTCATCCGTGCAACCAATGGCAAGAAGACAATTTCTACTTCG GTTGGGGCAAAGGATCACCAGCGCTTTCAAGCTTCATATACTACTATTCTCAAGGCCCACATGACTGCTTTAAAGAAGAGGGAGAGAAAGGACAAGAAAAAGGCTGCAGGGGCAGATAAGAAAGAAGGCTCAAAGAAGCCCTAG
- the LOC110661527 gene encoding uncharacterized protein LOC110661527 isoform X2, with translation MDSKEVYEIDRTADFIHCKNFTKVALQFPDELLKDSVRVVSALRDKLQLLRESVTEQNGDSKQVRLFVMADTTYGSCCVDEVGASHANADCVIHYGHTCLSPTSTLPAFFVFGKASISISNCAKSLSDYASTNSKPIVVVYGLEYVHAIPHVREELVALSSMQSGPKHQDIHFADVVCSVINPSDDQKNPVGLPRPVGDYSASVEVEAAAGSSYRIGGLIWELPNGHRMEDYLLVWVGSSNSAFANVVLTFNGCEIVRYDALENRLVTDLSQQRRILKRRYYLVEKAKDANIVGILVGTLGVAGYLDMIHQMKELITSAGKKAYTLVMGRPNPAKLANFPECDVFIYVSCAQTALLDSKEFLAPVITPFEAMVAFGRGKQWSGEYVMEFRDLINSSPVEAKDKSEEARFSFMQGRYVEDFDLQVLILRQVMKMLLKQRALKKMMELLL, from the exons ATGGATTCCAAAGAAGTTTACGAAATTGACCGCACTGCCGATTTTATTCACTGTAAGAACTTCACCAAAGTTGCTCTACAG ttcccAGACGAGTTATTAAAGGATTCAGTCAGAGTGGTGAGTGCTTTGAGAGACAAACTTCAGTTGCTCAGAGAATCTGTCACTGAACAAAATGGGGATAGCAAACAGGTTCGATTGTTTGTAATGGCAGACACAACTTATGGCAGTTGTTGTGTTGATGAAGTTGGAGCTTCACACGCCAATGCTGATTGTGTTATACATTATGGACACACTTGTCTCAGTCC GACATCAACCCTTCCGGCATTCTTTGTTTTTGGAAAGGCTTCCATTAGCATATCTAATTGTGCTAAAAGTTTATCAGATTATGCCTCGACCAACAGCAAGCCTATTGTG GTCGTTTATGGACTGGAATATGTGCATGCAATCCCACATGTTAGAGAAGAGCTGGTGGCATTATCATCAATGCAATCTGGGCCCAAGCATCAGGACATCCATTTTGCTGATGTCGTTTGTTCTGTAATAAATCCTTCTGATGATCAAAAAAATCCTGTTGGGCTTCCAAGACCAGTTGGTGACTACAGTGCTAGTGTAGAAGTTGAGGCAGCAGCTGGTTCTAGCTATAGAATTGGAGGTTTGATCTGGGAGTTACCTAATGGACACAGGATGGAGGACTATTTACTTGTATGggttggttctagcaattcagcATTTGCAAACGTCGTCCTTACATTTAATGGCTGTGAAATAG TCAGATATGATGCACTAGAAAATCGCTTGGTGACAGATCTATCTCAACAGAGAAGGATTCTGAAGCGTAG ATATTACCTGGTGGAGAAGGCAAAAGATGCTAACATTGTTGGAATTTTGGTGGGAACTCTTGGTGTAG CTGGTTACCTTGACATGATTCATCAGATGAAAGAACTAATCACTTCAGCAGGGAAAAAGGCTTACACTCTTGTAATGGGAAGACCAAACCCTGCAAAACTTGCCAACTTTCCTGAG TGTGATGTTTTCATCTATGTTTCCTGTGCTCAAACTGCTCTCTTGGATAGTAAAGAGTTCTTAGCTCCAgttatcactccatttgaagccaTGGTAGCTTTTGGCAG AGGAAAACAATGGTCAGGAGAATATGTGATGGAATTTCGGGATTTGATTAATTCATCTCCAGTGGAAGCAAAAGACAAATCTGAAGAAGCAAGGTTTTCTTTCATGCAAGGCAGATATGTAGAAGATTTTGATTTGCAAG TGCTTATACTGAGACAAGTCATGAAAATGTTGCTCAAGCAGAGAGcattgaagaagatgatggagCTCTTGCTTTAG